From the genome of Ectobacillus sp. JY-23, one region includes:
- the mutS gene encoding DNA mismatch repair protein MutS has protein sequence MTYTPMMQQYLKIKENYQDAFLFFRLGDFYEMFFNDAVKAAHELEITLTSRDAGGSERIPMCGVPHHAAKGYIEQLVEKGYKVALCEQVEDPKTAKGVVRREVVQLITPGTMMEGRNLDEKENNFLVALTEFEGSYVLACNDLSTGENTVTMLNGAMEDVLLEVHALGAREIVVSSTFPTDELYKLTSQLKITISHEDETDIPEGLHRLVSHLQDEKLTMAVGRLFCYVLRTQKRSLDHLQPVRMYYSNQFMKIDVHSKRNLELTETIRTKEKTGSLLWLLDKTKTAMGGRMLKQWVERPLVNAMQIEERHGMVETFMMHYFIREDLKEKLRDVYDLERLAGRVAYGNVNAKDLLQLKRSVQQIPAILELTKQLESPYADALISEADSCESLAELLEQSILDTPSLSIKEGNIIKDGYNRTLDEYRYVSKNGKTWIAELEQRERQLTGIKSLKIGYNRIFGYYIEVTKANLGALPEGRYERKQTLANAERFVTQELKEKEALILGAEEKIVQLEYDLFVELREQVKAYIPKLQHLAKIVSELDVLQSFATVSEEEQFVKPQLSAKREIFIKDGRHPVVEKVLNTKTYVPNDVWMPQETDMFLITGPNMSGKSTYMRQLALHAIMAQIGCFVPANEAVLPVFDQIFTRIGAADDLISGQSTFMVEMLEAKNAIANATKNSLILFDEIGRGTSTYDGMALAQAIIEHIHHHIGAKTLFSTHYHELTALSGQLDKLKNVHVAAIEENGKVVFLHKVKEGAADQSYGIHVAELAELPSSLINRAKEVLAALEGTEVKEVPELQKKASTLYDDQLSFFTVTEPPVESKQTSHEKKALEQIKKLEILDMTPLEALNELYRLQKLLKKG, from the coding sequence ATGACATATACCCCGATGATGCAGCAATACTTAAAGATAAAAGAAAACTATCAAGACGCTTTTTTGTTTTTCAGATTAGGTGATTTTTATGAAATGTTTTTTAATGATGCTGTTAAAGCAGCACATGAATTGGAGATTACACTAACGAGCCGTGATGCGGGTGGAAGTGAGCGCATTCCAATGTGCGGTGTACCTCACCATGCGGCCAAAGGTTATATTGAACAGCTTGTAGAAAAGGGCTATAAAGTGGCTCTTTGTGAACAGGTCGAGGATCCGAAAACGGCTAAGGGTGTCGTACGACGTGAAGTTGTACAGTTAATTACACCAGGTACGATGATGGAAGGGCGCAACCTTGATGAAAAAGAAAACAATTTTCTTGTAGCACTAACAGAGTTTGAGGGAAGCTATGTGCTTGCGTGCAATGATTTGTCAACAGGCGAGAACACTGTGACGATGCTGAATGGAGCTATGGAGGATGTATTACTTGAAGTACATGCCCTTGGCGCAAGAGAGATAGTTGTTAGCAGTACATTTCCAACAGATGAACTTTACAAATTAACGAGTCAACTCAAGATTACCATTTCTCATGAGGATGAAACAGATATACCGGAAGGACTTCACCGGCTTGTTTCCCATTTACAAGATGAGAAATTAACGATGGCCGTTGGTCGTCTGTTTTGTTATGTGTTGCGCACACAAAAACGATCCCTAGATCATTTACAACCTGTGCGTATGTACTACAGCAATCAATTTATGAAAATAGATGTGCATTCTAAGCGTAATCTAGAGTTGACAGAAACCATTCGTACAAAAGAGAAAACAGGCTCATTGTTGTGGCTACTTGATAAAACAAAAACTGCAATGGGTGGTCGCATGCTGAAACAATGGGTGGAGAGACCGCTTGTGAATGCAATGCAAATTGAAGAGCGGCATGGCATGGTTGAAACATTCATGATGCATTATTTTATAAGAGAAGATCTAAAAGAGAAACTTCGTGATGTCTATGACTTAGAAAGATTGGCTGGAAGGGTTGCCTATGGAAACGTCAATGCAAAGGATTTGTTACAACTTAAACGTTCTGTTCAGCAAATTCCCGCTATTTTAGAGTTAACGAAGCAGTTGGAAAGTCCATACGCAGATGCACTGATTTCTGAGGCAGATTCGTGTGAAAGCTTAGCTGAGCTACTGGAACAAAGTATTTTGGACACCCCTTCTTTATCTATAAAAGAGGGAAATATTATAAAAGATGGCTATAACAGAACACTTGATGAATATCGCTATGTTAGTAAAAATGGAAAAACGTGGATTGCTGAGCTTGAGCAACGTGAACGGCAATTGACTGGCATTAAGTCGTTAAAAATCGGCTATAACCGTATTTTTGGTTACTACATTGAAGTAACCAAAGCAAATCTTGGAGCGTTGCCAGAAGGAAGATATGAGCGTAAGCAAACGCTAGCAAACGCCGAACGCTTTGTAACGCAGGAGCTAAAAGAAAAGGAAGCGCTCATTTTAGGTGCAGAAGAAAAAATTGTGCAACTGGAATACGATTTGTTTGTCGAACTTCGCGAGCAAGTGAAGGCTTATATTCCAAAGCTTCAACATCTTGCAAAAATTGTGAGCGAGCTTGATGTATTACAAAGCTTTGCGACGGTAAGCGAAGAGGAGCAGTTTGTAAAGCCGCAGCTGTCAGCTAAGCGTGAAATTTTTATCAAAGATGGCCGTCATCCTGTCGTGGAAAAGGTGCTTAACACAAAAACATATGTACCAAACGATGTGTGGATGCCACAAGAAACAGATATGTTTTTGATTACAGGTCCGAATATGTCCGGTAAAAGTACGTATATGAGACAGTTAGCGTTACATGCTATAATGGCGCAAATCGGATGTTTCGTACCGGCGAACGAGGCGGTGTTGCCGGTATTCGATCAAATCTTTACCCGCATTGGTGCTGCTGATGATTTAATCTCAGGTCAAAGTACGTTCATGGTAGAGATGCTGGAAGCCAAAAACGCTATCGCAAACGCTACAAAGAATAGCTTAATTTTATTTGATGAAATTGGGCGCGGTACATCAACGTACGATGGTATGGCGCTTGCGCAGGCCATTATTGAACATATTCATCACCATATTGGGGCTAAAACGTTATTTTCAACGCATTATCATGAGCTAACAGCACTTTCCGGTCAGCTAGACAAGTTGAAGAATGTGCATGTAGCTGCAATTGAAGAAAATGGAAAAGTCGTATTTCTTCATAAAGTAAAAGAAGGTGCGGCAGATCAAAGTTATGGAATTCATGTTGCGGAGCTAGCTGAATTGCCAAGCAGCTTAATTAACCGCGCGAAAGAGGTACTTGCGGCACTAGAGGGAACAGAAGTGAAAGAGGTACCAGAGCTTCAAAAGAAAGCATCAACGCTATATGACGATCAGCTTTCTTTCTTTACGGTCACAGAGCCGCCTGTAGAATCAAAACAAACATCACATGAGAAAAAAGCGCTGGAACAAATTAAGAAGCTAGAAATTTTAGATATGACGCCGCTTGAGGCGCTGAACGAGCTGTATCGTTTACAAAAACTGCTGAAGAAAGGATGA
- a CDS encoding L-threonine 3-dehydrogenase — MKKILVTGSLGQIGSELVMMLRNLYGAEQVIASDIRATDNPAVTSGPFELIDVTDGERLYNVAKEHQVDTIIHLAALLSATAEKNPVFAWNLNMGGLVNALEAAKELNCKFFTPSSIGAFGPSTPKDNTPQDTIQRPTTMYGVNKVAGELLCDYYYHKFGVDTRGVRFPGLISYVAPPGGGTTDYAVEIYYKAIEEGSYTSYIAPGTHMDMMYMPDALQAIVQLMEADPAKLKHRNAFNITAMSFEPEQIAASIRKHIPDFTISYAVDPIRQGIADSWPNSIDCTAAAEEWGFKAQYDLDKMTADMLMQLRMKLKKKVYS; from the coding sequence ATGAAAAAAATATTGGTCACAGGTTCTTTAGGACAAATTGGTTCTGAACTTGTCATGATGCTTCGTAATTTATACGGAGCAGAGCAAGTAATTGCTTCGGATATTCGTGCGACTGACAACCCAGCTGTAACATCAGGTCCGTTTGAATTGATTGATGTAACCGATGGTGAACGCTTATATAATGTAGCAAAAGAGCATCAAGTAGATACGATTATTCATTTGGCGGCTTTACTTTCTGCAACTGCAGAAAAAAACCCTGTGTTCGCATGGAATTTGAATATGGGCGGATTGGTAAATGCACTTGAGGCTGCGAAAGAGTTGAATTGTAAATTCTTTACGCCAAGCTCTATTGGCGCGTTTGGTCCTTCTACACCAAAAGACAATACACCGCAGGATACAATTCAAAGACCAACAACAATGTATGGTGTAAACAAGGTGGCAGGTGAATTGCTTTGTGATTATTACTATCATAAGTTTGGTGTAGATACGCGCGGTGTGCGCTTTCCAGGTCTCATCTCCTACGTGGCACCACCGGGCGGCGGCACAACAGATTATGCGGTGGAAATTTACTATAAAGCGATTGAAGAGGGTTCATATACATCGTATATTGCGCCAGGCACGCACATGGATATGATGTATATGCCGGATGCACTTCAGGCTATTGTACAGTTAATGGAAGCAGATCCTGCCAAACTGAAGCATCGCAATGCTTTTAATATTACGGCAATGAGCTTTGAGCCGGAACAAATCGCGGCATCTATTCGTAAACATATTCCTGATTTCACAATCTCCTACGCAGTTGACCCAATTCGACAAGGTATAGCAGATAGCTGGCCAAACTCGATTGATTGCACGGCAGCAGCAGAAGAGTGGGGCTTTAAAGCGCAGTATGACCTTGATAAAATGACAGCTGATATGCTTATGCAACTGCGCATGAAGTTGAAAAAAAAAGTCTATAGCTAA
- a CDS encoding glycine C-acetyltransferase, producing MSSKALESFLTENLAELKDKGMYNVIDPLESPNGPIITIGGKEYINLSSNNYLGLATDKRLKEAATKAIETYGVGAGAVRTINGTLDVHVKLEEAIAAFKHTEAAVAYQSGFNCNMAAISAIMDKNDAILSDELNHASIIDGCRLSRAKIIVYKHSDMEDLRQKAKEATQGQYGKVMVITDGVFSMDGDIAKLPEIVEIAEEFDLITYVDDAHGSGVLGKGAGTVKHFGLSDKVDFQIGTLSKAIGVVGGYVAGKQNLIDWLKVRSRPFLFSTSLTPADVAACIESLSIITESTELHDRLWENGRYLKQGLKQLGFNIGDSETPITPCIIGDEVLTQQFSKRLNEEGVYAKAIVFPTVAKGMGRVRNMPTAAHTKEMLDEAIRIYEKVGKEMGII from the coding sequence ATGTCGAGTAAAGCATTGGAATCATTTTTAACAGAAAATTTAGCGGAATTAAAAGATAAAGGCATGTATAATGTCATCGACCCGCTGGAAAGTCCAAATGGCCCAATTATTACAATTGGTGGCAAGGAATACATTAATCTGTCTTCCAATAACTATCTTGGTTTAGCTACAGATAAGCGCTTAAAAGAAGCGGCAACAAAAGCAATTGAAACATACGGTGTGGGTGCCGGAGCTGTTCGTACGATTAATGGTACGCTTGATGTGCACGTTAAGCTTGAAGAAGCAATTGCGGCATTTAAGCATACGGAAGCGGCTGTTGCATATCAGTCTGGATTTAACTGTAATATGGCGGCTATCTCAGCCATTATGGATAAAAATGATGCGATTTTGTCTGATGAACTAAATCATGCATCCATTATTGATGGTTGTCGTTTATCGAGAGCTAAAATCATTGTCTATAAACACTCTGACATGGAAGATTTACGTCAAAAAGCAAAAGAAGCAACGCAAGGTCAATACGGAAAAGTTATGGTGATTACAGATGGTGTGTTCTCCATGGATGGTGATATCGCAAAGCTACCTGAAATTGTAGAAATTGCAGAAGAGTTTGATTTAATCACGTATGTAGATGATGCGCATGGTTCTGGGGTTCTTGGGAAAGGCGCAGGTACAGTAAAACATTTCGGATTGTCTGATAAGGTAGATTTCCAAATCGGTACATTGTCAAAAGCAATCGGTGTTGTCGGCGGATATGTGGCAGGAAAACAAAATCTCATCGATTGGTTAAAGGTTCGCTCTCGCCCATTCCTATTCTCTACTTCGTTAACACCTGCGGATGTGGCAGCTTGTATTGAATCGTTATCTATTATCACAGAAAGCACAGAGCTTCACGATCGCTTATGGGAAAATGGTCGCTACTTAAAACAAGGATTAAAACAGCTTGGCTTCAATATTGGCGATAGTGAAACCCCAATTACGCCATGTATTATTGGCGACGAGGTCCTAACACAGCAATTTAGCAAACGTTTAAACGAAGAGGGCGTATATGCAAAAGCGATTGTGTTTCCAACTGTTGCAAAAGGTATGGGGCGTGTACGTAATATGCCTACAGCTGCACATACAAAGGAAATGCTAGATGAAGCAATCCGTATTTACGAAAAAGTTGGCAAGGAAATGGGTATCATCTAA
- a CDS encoding outer spore coat protein CotE, which produces MSEYREIITKAVVGKGRQYMKSTHTVDPNHTPTSILGCWVINHAYEAKKCGKYVEIDGYYDINTWYSYDDNTKTEVVTERVHYKEEVKIRYRDKNFTGDDYEIIARVIQHPNCLEAIISPNGNKIIVTVEREFLVEVIGETKVCVRVNPEGCRDDDDAYCEVDDEEFEDLDPNFILDAEEE; this is translated from the coding sequence ATGTCCGAATATAGAGAGATTATTACGAAAGCGGTTGTGGGTAAAGGCCGTCAATATATGAAGTCAACCCATACTGTCGATCCAAATCACACACCGACAAGTATTCTCGGGTGTTGGGTCATCAACCATGCGTATGAAGCAAAAAAATGCGGCAAGTATGTAGAGATTGATGGATATTATGATATTAACACATGGTATTCCTATGATGACAACACAAAAACAGAAGTTGTAACAGAACGCGTACATTACAAAGAAGAAGTGAAGATTCGTTATCGCGACAAAAACTTTACCGGTGATGATTATGAAATCATTGCTCGCGTTATCCAGCATCCAAATTGTTTAGAGGCTATCATTTCTCCAAATGGTAACAAAATTATTGTGACAGTGGAGCGAGAGTTTCTGGTAGAAGTAATCGGCGAAACCAAAGTGTGTGTTCGAGTGAATCCAGAAGGCTGCCGTGACGATGATGACGCATACTGCGAAGTAGATGATGAAGAGTTTGAAGACTTAGATCCAAACTTTATTTTAGATGCAGAAGAAGAGTAA
- a CDS encoding RicAFT regulatory complex protein RicA family protein, with translation MRAKELAKMIANTEEVDVFKRAEAQIHKNENVRTRIDKIKALQKHAVNLQHYGKVEALKKVEAQIDALQAELEAIPVVQEFQSSQTYVNDLLQLVASTISNTVTDDILISTGGNVLKGETGAEIASKGACGTCM, from the coding sequence ATGCGAGCAAAGGAATTAGCAAAAATGATTGCTAATACAGAAGAAGTGGATGTATTCAAGCGTGCAGAAGCACAAATTCATAAAAATGAAAATGTGCGAACGCGTATTGATAAAATTAAAGCATTGCAAAAACATGCAGTTAATCTGCAGCATTACGGTAAAGTAGAAGCCTTGAAAAAGGTAGAAGCTCAAATTGACGCATTACAAGCTGAACTGGAAGCTATTCCAGTTGTACAAGAATTTCAATCTTCACAAACATATGTTAACGATTTGTTGCAGTTGGTAGCAAGTACAATCTCCAACACCGTAACGGATGATATTCTCATCTCTACAGGCGGCAATGTATTAAAAGGGGAAACAGGTGCGGAAATCGCAAGCAAAGGCGCTTGCGGCACTTGTATGTAA
- the mutL gene encoding DNA mismatch repair endonuclease MutL has translation MGKIRKLDDQLSNLIAAGEVVERPASVVKELIENAIDANSTSIEIHLEEAGLSKIRIIDNGDGMEEDDCLVAFERHATSKIQDERDLFRIRTLGFRGEALPSIASVSELTLLTSTGEGPGTKVAIKGGELILHEKATSRKGTDITVEHLFFNTPARLKYMKTINTELGNITDLVYRIAMAHPDVSIRLLHNGKKLLHTSGNGDVRQVLAAIYGVPIAKKMIPIEVQSLDFIIKGYVALPEVTRASRHYISTIVNGRYIRNYSLVKAIQQGYHTLLPIGRYPIAFFSIEMDPMLVDVNVHPAKLEVRFSKENELLELVSTTLKEAFQKVQLIPSAVVKKPVQQDSTQEAFRFEHTITPDIKLPTGMLEKKIEKPVIMESPISAPVIVSEPKPEHQEILYESEEELVLTLPEVACEVEMNGNDLPPLYPIGQMHGTYILAQNDQGLYLIDQHAAQERINYEYFREKVGRVAPDVQELLIPYRIDLSLQEFLRVEEQLSELEKVGLFLEPFGQQSFIVRSHPTWFPKGDEVEIIEEMMEQVRKEKKVDIRKLREEAAIMLSCKASIKANQHLKNEEIFALLEDLRKTTNPYTCPHGRPIVVHYSTYELEKMFKRVM, from the coding sequence ATGGGGAAAATTCGTAAGCTTGACGACCAGCTCTCAAACTTAATCGCAGCGGGAGAGGTGGTTGAGAGACCAGCTTCCGTTGTAAAAGAGCTGATTGAAAACGCAATTGATGCAAACAGTACAAGCATTGAAATTCATTTGGAGGAAGCAGGTCTTTCTAAAATTCGTATCATCGATAATGGAGATGGTATGGAAGAAGATGACTGTCTTGTGGCCTTTGAACGTCATGCCACAAGTAAGATTCAAGATGAAAGAGATTTGTTCCGCATTCGGACGCTTGGTTTTCGGGGGGAGGCTTTGCCTAGTATCGCTTCTGTCAGTGAGCTGACGTTGCTTACGAGCACGGGAGAAGGACCGGGGACAAAAGTAGCCATTAAAGGCGGCGAACTTATTTTACACGAAAAAGCAACGAGTCGAAAAGGTACAGATATTACGGTAGAGCATCTGTTTTTTAATACGCCTGCTCGCTTGAAGTATATGAAAACAATTAATACGGAGCTCGGAAATATTACTGATCTTGTATATCGTATTGCGATGGCACATCCAGACGTATCCATTCGCCTGTTGCATAATGGGAAAAAGCTGCTCCATACATCTGGAAACGGTGATGTACGCCAAGTGTTAGCTGCAATATATGGTGTACCGATTGCGAAAAAGATGATTCCGATTGAAGTACAGTCTCTAGATTTTATCATAAAAGGCTATGTTGCACTTCCAGAGGTAACAAGGGCTTCTAGACATTATATTTCAACGATTGTAAATGGGCGCTATATTCGTAACTATTCGCTTGTTAAAGCCATTCAACAAGGCTATCATACATTGCTGCCAATCGGCAGGTATCCGATTGCTTTTTTCTCTATTGAAATGGATCCGATGTTGGTTGATGTGAATGTGCATCCAGCAAAGCTGGAGGTGCGCTTCAGTAAAGAGAATGAGCTGCTTGAGCTGGTGTCTACCACTTTAAAGGAAGCCTTTCAAAAGGTACAACTCATTCCGTCTGCTGTGGTGAAAAAGCCGGTGCAACAGGACAGCACACAAGAGGCTTTCCGGTTTGAGCACACCATTACACCAGATATTAAGTTGCCGACAGGTATGCTCGAAAAAAAAATTGAAAAGCCTGTTATAATGGAATCACCAATATCAGCTCCTGTCATTGTGTCAGAACCAAAACCGGAGCACCAGGAGATTTTGTACGAGTCGGAAGAGGAGTTGGTGTTAACATTACCTGAGGTAGCTTGTGAGGTGGAGATGAACGGAAATGACTTGCCGCCTCTCTATCCGATTGGACAAATGCACGGCACGTATATTTTGGCGCAAAACGATCAAGGATTATATCTTATTGATCAACATGCGGCGCAGGAGCGTATTAACTACGAATATTTTCGGGAAAAGGTTGGCCGTGTTGCACCTGATGTACAGGAGCTGTTAATTCCGTATCGCATTGATTTATCGCTGCAAGAGTTTCTAAGGGTTGAAGAGCAGTTATCGGAGCTCGAGAAGGTAGGTTTATTTCTCGAACCATTCGGTCAGCAAAGCTTTATCGTACGCTCGCATCCGACATGGTTTCCAAAAGGAGATGAAGTGGAAATCATTGAAGAGATGATGGAGCAGGTGCGTAAAGAGAAGAAGGTCGATATAAGAAAACTTCGCGAAGAAGCTGCGATAATGCTGAGCTGTAAAGCATCTATTAAAGCGAATCAGCACCTAAAGAATGAAGAGATTTTCGCGTTGCTAGAGGATTTGCGTAAAACAACGAATCCGTATACGTGTCCGCACGGCAGACCAATTGTAGTTCATTATTCTACGTATGAGCTGGAAAAGATGTTTAAGCGGGTAATGTAA
- the miaB gene encoding tRNA (N6-isopentenyl adenosine(37)-C2)-methylthiotransferase MiaB: MNEQQRLESQKILSSEKKSEKDYSQYFDRTYQPPSLKDAKKRGKEEISIQRDFEIPEDMLTIGNGRKFFIRTYGCQMNEHDTEVMAGILSAMGFEPTNTVEDATVILLNTCAIRENAENKVFGEIGHLKALKRRNPDVLLGICGCMSQEESVVNKIMKTHPHMDMIFGTHNIHRLPFILKEAMFSKEMVVEVWSKEGDVIENLPRVRRGDIKAWVNIMYGCDKFCTYCIVPYTRGKERSRRPEDIIQEVRQLAAQGYKEITLLGQNVNAYGKDFEDMKYGLGDLMDELRKIDIPRIRFTTSHPRDFDDHLIEVLAKGGNLVEHIHLPVQSGSTDVLKIMARKYTREQYLELVRKMKAAIPNASFTTDIIVGFPNETEEQFEETLSLYREVEFDSAYTFIYSPREGTPAAKMQDNVPMEVKKDRLQRLNAVVNEISAKKNLAYQDQIVEVLVEGESKNNPDVLAGYTRKNKLVNFKGPKSAIGQIVLVKVTEAKTWSLNGVMVEEQIEVK; encoded by the coding sequence ATGAACGAACAACAAAGACTAGAAAGTCAAAAAATACTTTCATCTGAAAAAAAGTCCGAAAAGGATTATAGTCAATACTTTGATAGAACGTATCAGCCACCTTCTTTAAAGGACGCAAAAAAACGCGGCAAAGAAGAGATAAGTATTCAGCGTGATTTTGAGATTCCTGAGGATATGCTTACTATTGGAAACGGTCGTAAGTTCTTCATTCGCACATATGGTTGTCAGATGAATGAGCATGATACGGAAGTCATGGCGGGGATTTTAAGCGCAATGGGCTTTGAACCGACAAATACAGTTGAAGACGCTACAGTTATTCTACTGAATACATGTGCAATACGTGAAAACGCAGAAAATAAGGTGTTCGGTGAGATTGGGCACTTAAAAGCCTTAAAGCGTCGAAATCCTGACGTACTTTTGGGAATTTGCGGATGTATGTCACAGGAAGAATCTGTCGTGAACAAAATCATGAAAACTCATCCGCATATGGATATGATCTTTGGTACGCATAACATTCATCGTTTGCCATTTATTTTAAAAGAAGCTATGTTCTCTAAAGAAATGGTTGTTGAAGTATGGTCAAAGGAAGGTGACGTTATTGAAAACCTTCCACGTGTACGTCGAGGTGATATTAAAGCTTGGGTAAATATCATGTATGGCTGCGATAAATTCTGTACGTATTGCATTGTTCCTTATACACGCGGTAAAGAAAGAAGCCGTCGCCCAGAAGATATTATTCAAGAGGTACGCCAATTGGCAGCACAGGGCTATAAAGAAATTACACTTCTTGGCCAGAACGTAAATGCCTATGGTAAAGACTTTGAAGATATGAAGTACGGTTTAGGTGATTTAATGGATGAGCTGCGTAAAATTGATATTCCACGTATCCGTTTTACAACAAGTCATCCACGTGACTTTGATGATCATTTAATTGAAGTACTGGCAAAGGGTGGCAACCTTGTTGAACATATTCATTTACCGGTTCAATCTGGTAGTACGGATGTATTAAAGATTATGGCTCGCAAATATACACGTGAGCAGTATTTAGAGCTTGTTCGTAAAATGAAGGCTGCTATTCCAAATGCTTCATTTACAACAGATATCATTGTCGGATTCCCTAACGAAACGGAAGAGCAATTTGAAGAGACACTTTCTCTGTATCGCGAAGTGGAGTTTGACAGCGCCTATACATTTATCTATTCACCTCGTGAAGGTACACCGGCGGCAAAAATGCAGGACAATGTACCGATGGAAGTGAAGAAAGATCGTTTACAACGCTTAAATGCCGTCGTCAATGAAATTTCTGCAAAGAAAAACTTGGCTTATCAAGATCAAATTGTGGAAGTACTGGTGGAAGGCGAAAGTAAAAACAATCCGGATGTATTGGCTGGGTATACGCGTAAAAATAAGCTTGTAAACTTTAAAGGGCCAAAATCGGCAATCGGCCAAATTGTCTTGGTTAAAGTTACAGAAGCTAAAACATGGTCATTAAATGGGGTAATGGTAGAAGAACAAATTGAGGTGAAGTGA
- a CDS encoding spore germination protein translates to MGASNQWLEIQGMKKKLSRSYDFVQYHNKEAILPYAISYFSSLINIDTLHREILPAMNQKDISLIQDLKGAIPIEDNILSTDTILIEKKLLNGYVLIELLNDKTNVLLIKAAVRKSRSISTPENEFTVMGPKEALIEDLDTNIHLIRKRLPIPGFITTEVKIGTMSQTKVAILYIENVTDDDNVSTILKRIQDIQYDAISDVAVLNQMIVDDSLSIFPQTIDTERVDRIVGALSDGYVVIMCDGSSSAIIAPATFGILLTSFEDYYLNWILASFFRIVRVISIFLSVIVTPLYVAILTYHYEIFPSKLLGTLISSRSSIPFPPIIEALFLEITIELLREAGARMPSKIGQTLGIVGGIVIGTASVQASLTSNVLLIIVALAALASFTTPVYRVTNTIRFLRYPCLLFAQLLGLFGIALFGIFVLTHLIKLTSFNRPYLSPLYPPRIPDMKDFLIRLPFGMQKYRPTFLRPKDKARFSFFEGFRFRDFDED, encoded by the coding sequence ATGGGAGCTTCAAACCAGTGGCTAGAAATTCAAGGTATGAAGAAAAAATTAAGCCGATCATATGATTTTGTCCAATATCATAATAAGGAAGCTATTTTACCTTATGCTATTTCTTACTTTTCTTCTTTAATTAATATAGATACACTTCATCGAGAAATATTACCTGCAATGAATCAAAAAGATATTTCATTGATACAAGATTTAAAAGGGGCTATTCCAATTGAAGACAATATTCTGTCAACAGATACAATATTAATTGAAAAAAAACTTCTTAATGGGTATGTTCTGATCGAGTTATTAAACGATAAAACAAATGTTTTATTAATTAAAGCTGCAGTTAGAAAGTCCAGAAGTATTAGTACACCAGAGAATGAATTTACTGTCATGGGGCCGAAAGAAGCCTTAATCGAAGACTTAGATACTAATATTCATTTAATAAGAAAGCGTCTCCCTATCCCGGGGTTCATTACTACAGAAGTAAAAATTGGAACCATGAGCCAAACGAAAGTAGCTATCTTATACATTGAAAATGTTACAGACGATGATAACGTAAGTACAATTTTAAAACGCATTCAAGATATTCAATATGATGCGATTTCTGATGTGGCAGTTTTAAATCAAATGATAGTAGATGATTCACTATCTATATTTCCTCAAACCATTGATACAGAAAGGGTAGATCGGATTGTTGGTGCTTTAAGTGATGGTTATGTAGTCATAATGTGTGATGGCTCTTCTTCTGCTATTATCGCACCAGCTACGTTTGGTATTTTGTTGACTTCATTTGAGGATTATTATCTAAATTGGATACTAGCTTCCTTTTTTAGGATTGTTCGTGTTATCTCAATTTTTTTATCAGTGATTGTCACGCCACTATATGTTGCCATTCTTACGTATCATTATGAAATATTTCCATCTAAATTATTAGGTACATTAATTTCATCCAGAAGTAGTATTCCATTTCCTCCTATTATAGAGGCTCTGTTTTTAGAGATAACGATTGAGCTATTAAGAGAAGCTGGTGCAAGAATGCCATCAAAAATAGGTCAAACGTTGGGGATTGTTGGGGGAATCGTAATTGGTACTGCATCTGTACAAGCTTCACTTACTAGCAATGTGTTATTAATTATAGTGGCATTAGCTGCTCTTGCTTCATTTACCACACCCGTGTATCGAGTAACAAATACAATACGTTTTTTGAGGTATCCATGTTTGCTATTTGCACAACTCCTAGGCTTATTTGGCATTGCTCTGTTTGGTATCTTTGTGCTAACTCATCTAATTAAGTTAACTTCTTTTAATCGACCTTATCTTTCACCCCTGTATCCACCAAGAATACCAGATATGAAAGATTTCTTAATTCGTCTGCCATTTGGCATGCAAAAATACAGACCAACTTTTTTGCGTCCAAAGGATAAGGCGCGCTTTTCTTTCTTTGAGGGATTTCGTTTTAGAGATTTTGATGAAGATTAA